TTTCTAAATTCTAACAACTTCTCCACGTTAATATCTCTACTTTGACCCAAAAATTGAAGCCATATCCTACCGTATCATTCAAAAAGCAAATAATATTGTTCCTATAAATGGGTGGTTTTTACTTAAATATTTGTATAGATGATCAGACTTGGTTTTTACTTACTAGTATGTATGCGATTTGCGACAACATGTTATCTGATACTTTTATGTAACTTCTATTACTTTATAAATTTCTTTATGATTTTCAGTTGGAGTTTTGTTGCACCCATATTtttgattgaagacatgttCAATATCCAACACTTGTAATTAGcttaaaatatatcattttctcaaaattttatcaataCTGACGTATTATATTAATGTCGTGTCTGTGTGTCATAGGTTGCAGTTTCATAAATCCGCATGATTTATGTGGGGCAAAGAGAATATCCAATTTGGAGATCATATATACAATTCGAAACTTTTTGGTTTAAGAACATGTCCTAGCTAGTAttgttaaataattaattagttataAAATTGATTGCAAGCCAtttgaaaaaaacaaacaagattTGGATTCGATAAAATGTATTTCCCAAAAGGTCATGTGCTCTAACTCAATAGAAAAGTGAGACACACAAAATGATTCCTCCGCCAAGAGAACATCCAACCCCCTCCCATCTCCGCCATCCTCATAAAATCCCCCACACAACCGTCTTTAAGATTTGAAATAGTAAAAAGTCTTGGATATTTGCGATAAAATGGAGTATCTCCCTTCCACGACATCTTCCAAAAGCTTGCAGTCTTCCCTTAATAGTAATATATTATATGTCTTCAAAGTTGTATTTAGACATAAGCCAATATGAAAATTagttatttagattgaaattgagataaaaagatgaagataggTGATTTCGGATATAAAAAATCGACTCAAAACCACTCCATCAATAAAGTAAATGGAAGAGAAaacatagagagagagagagagaaaattatggCTGAGAAGGACAAattaaagagagaaagagtgcaccattcatatttattaaaataagaagaaaatgatgattGTGAGTCGTTTTTTAACGACGATTTGAGTTATAAGGAAGATGAATATGAAGCTTTCATGCAACAttcacattttaaattttattttatgtattttaattttgaaaaatagttaTGCTAACATTGTAAGTTGGTATTAGTGTGTTACGTCAATTAATTTTGCCACTCAGCTTAAACTTGTGGAAATATTGAAAGGAAGACTACaaaactataacaaattttTACGGGGGtcaatatcttaaaaaaaaaaaaaaggtcaaataTCGCTCAATAGTAATTTTGAGATGTCAAAAGAGAATAAAGTCCAACTTTaatttatagataaaaaaagtaaaaattggattttaacctaatatcatttatatatgatattaggGGTACTCGTTAACTTTAATTTACAAAATTCGTTTACTAACTattatcatttatcattttAGTTGAGTTGGAAGAAtacatcaaattaaaattaaaacaaatatccaCTAATAAAATTTGCTATTCCTCTTTTTATTCAAGAATATATGTTAgtaatcctaaaaaaataatataaatttgtaagaaaataatttattgacaAGACCCATCACTAACTTGAACCTGTTAGAACATGAACTATGTTCTATTGCGTAACAAAAGGGCCAATTTGATAGAACAAGGTGGATATACCAATAGAACAAAGTGGATTTACCAATAGAACAAGGTGGATTGCTATGAATTTTGTAATCTCCTTAAGATTTGGAGTTTCACAATACAAAACCttttatagggacaaaataGCACTTGGTTGTAGAACAAGCTATCCAACTAACTAACAAATTTCGATAGGATTCATCTTCAACCCCGAATTCATCTTCCCCACCGTCCCAAGCATCGAATAACAATCACCAATACACCGAATCAGCTTAGAAGTTTGAAGCTTTTTCAAACCAATTATCAACTGCGCAAACGAGTGCTCGTTAACAAGCTCCTTAAAACAAATCGATTTCAATGAAGATGACCCATTACCACAAACCGATTCAGCACCTTCCTCATAAACTCGTTCGTGACTCGACCAAGTCAACTCGTTCACAACAAAACTCCCtatcttctctctctctcaacccAATCTTCGCCGTCGAACCGGCTCTGCCGTCAGACTGCCGCCGTCACAATCTTTACAACTGTCACCTTCTTCAACCAGATATAACTACATTGATTTGTCGTTGatgaaaaaaagaaggaaaagtgGAAAACtgagattaaaaaaaaggtaaaagtgTAATTAATATGTTCATTTTAAGTGGGAATGTTGCTAAATTGTCCTTATTTGTAttgtatttaaatttaactttttcataTTCCAAGgtaaattagtagtattaattagggttatgtctgaaaaaataataataaatgcatctagtaaatCATCTCGCTCTCACCATTTATCATTTGTGGAAAAAAATGAGGCGGTGTTTACTTCATTATCACGAAGCTTGGAAACACCGGTAGGTTTCACTTCAACAAAAGCTTGAGTGGAAATTTTGACATCAACCGAAGCCTTCAATCATATGTTTAACATCAACGAAAGCTTCAATGATAGCCGGTTTCAGCTCAACACCATCATCTACCATATTTTCAACCATCATTATatgtattgaataaaaaataaaaaaataaaaaatataaataacttaTGTAACAAGCctaaggaagaagaaaaaattgatgcCAAAATTCAAATTCTGACCCCCTCTTTGTGAATTCATATTTGTAATATTCCCAGATTTGTCTATAATCGACATAAATGAAATTATACTttgattttcaattctttcttccatttttttttttgtagcaaatgaactttttttacatttagTATTTTGTCTATTGATTTAAGAAAACATTGTCAATGGATCCTAGCAAGACTACTGATACAAAAAGGATATCTATGTATACCCCTTCaatgaaaatattgaaaaaataataagatttaCGTATTAATCGAACAAATCTTCTTTGTCAgatttgcaaaatattttttttgtaattataaTCTTTTAGCATCATAAGTAGTTTTGTTCGAATTCAAATTGATCTCTGAAGTTAGAATcccctcttctttttcttctttcattgtttctatttgttttatgATTGTCTTTGTTTTATCATCTACCACATTTTCAACCATCATTATATGTAtcgaataaaaaataacaagtaaaaaaatataaataacttaTGTAACAAGcctaaggaaaaaaaaacaaaattgacgcCAAAATTCCAATTCTGACCCCCTCGCAATTGAGTCACATTGGACTTCTGTGTGACTTGTCTCACGTTGGACACtcaatgtgagttaactcacgtcaTGTTTAGGGCTCCAACATGACGAACACAACACAAAAACCAACAAAATGTAAAGAGCCATTATGATATTACCATAAATTTTTAAGTAATTAATTTGGATGTAAACAGAAATATATGGATGTGAATAGAAAAATTCTTATCATTTTAGTAGAGTTGGAAGAATacatcaaattaaaattgaaacaaacatcCATTGATAAAATTTGCTATTCCTCTTAATAGTCAAGAATATATATTGgttatcctaaaaaaaatttgtaagaaAATAACTTATTGACAAACCTTTtgctcctaaaaaaaaataaaatttgatggtTCAAGGGTAGTTTTCTATCCTTATTATCCACTTACAAGTGCCAAAGCTCTCTTAGATTATAGGCGTCATAAGAGTCTTAACCACCCTATTGCAGATGTGATAGACATAACCCATAGCAGCTTACCTTAAGCCGTGTTCCAACAATTTTATGCCCTCACTTGAGTGACAAGCTGGCGTTAATAGCTCGGCGTTGATTTATGCTTAATCTAACTTTATAAAGGCCCATATATTTTATGTTCTGGTCTATGTGGGACATTTATAAACTCGTTGTCGTTATTATTTGTGATTATATCACACTATGATGACCTAAATATGTTGCAGTTCAAGCCATAATTCTTCAATCACAAACAAATATTGTTGTTATAGATGAAGACTATATAGTATTGGGTCGAAATACGAAGCTCCAAATGAGTGTTTGTATGACTGAAACATAACTATAAAACCTATCGttgcatgcatgcatgtataTTTGGTAATCATTCAAAAACTGTCATTATATGTAGCTAGCTTATACTgatatatgagtttttttttcagcACTGATACAAATCTTTTgcttaatatataaaaatacttaAATCTCAAATTCAAATACAATCTTGATTATTTCACAAATTATTTACAAACATTGATCAATTGACTTGGAAAATCTCCAACCTGAATAGATCACAATATCTATACCAGAAAAAGTAATAAACTAGACCATCAATAAGGCTTAATATATACTATTTGATATCATATACCTCCATGAAAGTTAAATACCTAGCTAAGTGCTAGATACAGAAGGAGCATCATCATTTTGGCTAATGAGCTTGAATTCCTGCACCTCCTTGAAGTTCAACCATGGCTTCTCTAAAATCTTGGCTTCATACACCTTTTGCTTCCCACCATCTTTTGTCTCCAAAGTAATGTCGTACAAGGTGCCAGaaaccacttttttctttgcatttaaCACCCTCACAAACTCCAGAACTGCATTCTGCACATTCAATCAAGTCAAAACAGAGAAATATAATATCCAATTAATTTTAGTTAGATTAAATGTTattagtatttttaatttgcATGTATATCTAACCACGTCTCATTATTATCTCTATACATAtctatttcttaaagttaataaaatataattagcCATAATATATATGCATTTAAGTTTgaataaataagtttaaaaaatatgatttgttttttatcaatatatatttataaccaAATGTTATAAATAACTTATTCATAATTTATCAGGGAGAAAATGTTAATTAGTAGCTAAATTGAACATGCACCTACTGCATATATATAACTCCTTCACGTGTTACAGCCCAAACCAGTTGGATACTCCTTCTAGACtaatacaattaaattaaatttatattagtGTGTTTGAATTTGTTCTAAATTTACCATTTATTTACTGTTTATTTATAACAGAGATAAACACAAATCGATCATGAAATGACCCAATACGAAGAAAAAACGTACAAAATGAgattaaagttttaaaaatcaCTTTATATTCTTGActaaattttacaaaggaaactgttcaaacaaaaaacattatcaaggaaacaaaattgaaatggtAAAAAAACCTGTTTGATGTTGTGTTCTTGAACAGCAAAGATAGCAAGGTTATCTATCTCAACACTGTTCTGTGTATATTCCACCTCAGTACTACCACCTAGAGCCgccattaatttaatttctatcTTTGATGTGTATGTGTTTTTCCTCTATACTTCttgattgtgttgttgttttatagAGTTGTAGAAAGAGTGATTAGTATTATTTAGATTAGTCAAGAATGGCGATTTGATATTTTATgattgtttaatattattgcttACGTAACGTGTTAACATTTAGATGGATATTCTCTTTACGTTTTATCATGGATCATGGTCAACGATCATTTCATTGACTTGTTGTGCGGGAGTAACCAAGTTGATAATTATTATATCCTTGATTAGgatcaaattttcaattcttatcCTTCAATCTTgctatcttttatattttaaaccaCGTTAGAAAAAACTGAATGTTTGAAATCaaatatggaaaaatatattactataatataacACCAAGTAAACTACTCTTATATTTGATTTCAAGTAAACCACTCTCATAATTCAAACTATGGATAATAACCAGCAAATCATTAACATTAATTTGATGCTAAAAGTATGGAtgtttaattagttaattaactttAGATGATTGCCGTTACTTATAGTAATCATTTAGAAATTCTAACATTAATATGCACGTGAATTAAATTCTAACATTAATTTGACGCTAAAAGTATGGATggttgattagtttttttttttttttgttgaaagaagatggttgatcagtttttttttttttggttgcatGAGAAAAGATGGTTGATTATAAGTTCACATTTAGATGATTGTCGTTTTTTCGTGAGTTTATAGCTAAATTTTACTCATTGTAATCGTGGTGTGAATACAGTACTAACGAGGTGAACAATGCGCGAATGTGGACAATGATCATGATGAACGGTGTTCGTGATGCAAACAATGCTGATGTGAACAATACTTTCGATGAATAGTGCATCGACAAATGAACAAAGCTTGTTGGATCtcaagaaacaaaaacatacaaaattGTTACGACGACGTATAGGGTTTATGTAGAAGCAAAATCAAGGGCTTTGATGCCATATAGaaattaggctaaaatatggttttgatccctgcaaatatctcgttttggttttagtctctgtaaatttttttgttgtttttggttcatgcaaaatattttgtttttgaaaatagtccctcttttgcagggaccattttaaaaatcaaaagattttacagggactatttttctcataaatggattcagtcatcatgtgtcagtgtgcaaatcatcacaaaactGAGgtcaaggaccaaaaccaaaacgagacataattgcagggatcaaaaacaacaatttttttagagggactaaaaccaaaatgaggcatatttgcagggaccaaaccatattttagcctagaAATTACTATATAATTTGAGAGTATATTATTTCAATGAAAATGTTGCTCCCTATATAGGGTAGCATACAATTAATCAACTTCTTAATTTAAGGGGTGATATAATGAAAAGataaacaacaattaaaatagaataatcTTATATACCTATGTATAAAACGGATATGTGattttgaaatgactttttCACTATTCGATGTACACCCTTAAACAAACTTTCTTATAAGAATGTTAAGTTGTTTGATGGAGCAATAGCTTAGACGAGGTTCGACTAAATATCCTCAATTATGTATCCTTTTGCTTCAAGCGATTGAACTGAGGAAAGAACTTTGTCTCTCAGTTATGGATTTCCTAACTTTTCAAGCATAACATTATGTACAattgtttttttggatttttttagcATCACTAAGAAACTCATAAAAGTAGATAAAGGTAGAAAAGtaaagagatgaaaatgtgAATTAAGCTTGTTCGTTTGATTGGATGTGTCGATTACAAGAtataaactcaatatttatagCCAAAAACTATGGCTATTATCCGAACAAGTCCTACAGTGAGTAGTCCTTACCCGGCTATCTTTGCGGGTAATTTGTGAATATTCCTTGCTCTTGGGATTGTGATACCCCATGTTCGACTCCCATTTTCTCCTTCACGACATGATTCATTGACAACATCCTTGGTGCACGATTCCATGATAATCATGTCTCTTTCCTCATCCCTCTTGATGGTTAGTGGTGCTACAAACATGGAACATGAGTTTTGTGCATCATTGTCCAATCTCCACTATATTTTGACTCAGTATGAGGTCTCCACGACCAACGTACTGCGTTAGTGGCATTGACAAAGAATCAACTCCCCTCTCTTAGCTATTATAGTCTCGCCTATAACTTTCGATCGCATAAGAAGTCTTATCACCTCAAAGTACACTCATCTATCTACCAAGGTCAActtacaaaataattatttttaggttcAAAGACCAATGTATTAAGATTTTTGGCAACAATATTATGTTGAAACTCACTTGTTTAGTTGCTCTTTGTCCAATATATATGATGATTCATCCAAGTGTGATATACTCCCCAGAACTTCCAAGAATATGATCCATATAATGGATATGATTATCAACCATTTAAACTAAATTAATTCTCACCATAGTGGATGTTAtccatctaaaaaaaatgttcaccTTCAAGTAAATTCATATCATATTATGTGCGAGAAGCTGATTTATTAACAATGACCCAGGTGATTTGCTTGTTTATGAACCATCTATTTCTAGAATCGACACCACCAAATTAGTCAACTATTGGTTAGCTTTTGTTTCGAGGTCAAATCTGTAGGTAATTACGAGTTTGTCTTGGATTTGGAAACTTAAGATGACATTCTTTgacaatgataataattttttatggtttAACATTCATGCAAATGGTGATCATAATTCTCTCCTTTTTCATTGGTTGTTGATTTATCTGAAAGTCCACAGATGATGGGGTTTTCTTTGATATTAATCACCTCTCGAGAATATTTTCATCCAAATTTATCCTCTCTACACACATTCACACAAGAAAATTTGGTGGTCTTTCTCAAATTCCAAGTCCTGTATTAGTTTCTTGGCACCCTCCCAAGAGAACGCGATTAAGGTTAACGTTAACCttaatcatatttgtttgtaaaaaaacaaaaaaccttaatcatatttggtttaaattttaaaaactaaataatcatatttagtttaatatgttaaattaaatattttatatttttaatttgcaaGAATCAGATCCAATGAAAACAAAAGACTTACATGATAAAAAGAAACTATATTTGCATGAATTAAAATCATACTAAGGTTGGTCTCTTCAAATAAAatctctaattattttttttcgtttaaCCATAGATACTGGATCTTTAAGAATATTAACCATTAGCTGCATGGTATTCATAATAAAAAGCGGAGAACAATTTTTTCGGTGGCTTGTTGGCACATGTGGATATggagaaataaaattatatttgaggATGATTTTCAACATCCGATTGACCCAACTTATTCTATTTTCTAAATGGCTGAAAACATATACAGCTACATCAACCATCCTTTGAAAAATCACCAATACGACACTATTTTTATTGGCTGAAGAAGACCTCAGAAGAGGGTGGGTTAAGATTAATTGCGACAGAGCATATAATGATTCCTTGGATCTAGTTAGTTGTGGTTGTCTATTTAGAAACTCATATGGTAGATGTCTTAAAGGGTACACTCCCATAATTGAAAATGTGACGCGCTAGAAACTCATATGGTAGATGGCTTAAAGGGTACactcaaataattcaaaatgtgACGCGCTTTATGCTTAGATGTGGGGAGTGTACTTGGGAATGCAACTTGCTTGGAGACAGCTTCCACTGTCTTCAAGTGGAAGACGATTCAAAAACTTTGGTTGACTTGATCACATAGAAAATCTAAATCAACAACAATCCGCCCACCTTAGTGCACCGTATTCAGGAGCTCTTAAAGCTTAATTGACTTGTGTGTTTCAATCATATCTAACGAGAAGAAAATAGGAGTGTCAGTTTGACAGCTAGTCTTAGTTTTTCTCTAGATTCTTTTAACAATCATGTTATGGAGACGCCTCCTAGTGAGGTTTCTATTAttctttttaatgatatttttagagCTAACATGATTAGAAACATGGGGAATTGCACTCACCTCCCCTGAGGTTTCATTGAATGCCACAGACACCCCCTCTAGTTTTTAATTAGACATTCACCACCCTTGTGGTTAACACCGTTAGTCAAATAAACTacaggaaaaaaaacaaaaatgttccCTTGCAATTCGCTTCTATGAATATTCCAACCATGTCCTAGCTTCCGTTTTTCTCACCAAGGCAGCAAAACCTCTCTCAATTCAGTAACTATGCTTTTATGGCTTTGCCAATTCTGCCCATTTGTGAGCTGcaactttctttctttattcTCATGCCTTACTTTATGCTCTCTGCTATATGCTCATCTGTGACACAAATTAACTGCCAAATCGTTTAATATTGGAGAAGCAACTTATTAATAATGGTTTGATGTGACAACAATTGTGGTATGGCATCCATTTGCAACAATCAacaattgtttctttcaaaaaaaataaaaaaaaaatcaacaattgttCATGTGATAACAATACGAAACCAAACTTAACAATGGTgtgtcaattattttttttgtatgaataTCCGTTTGTTCTTATGATGTTACCTATTTCAACAAAGGACATGTCCAAACGAAAACAATAGGGAAACCCAATTAAGGATGCTgcaaaattcaagaaagaaCATGAAATATTAGAGAAACCCATACAATTATtatagaagaaaagaggaataAGTCAGTTGAGAGAAATAATTCAAGAAAGAAAGATAGAAATATGTAGAGAGGCGAATGGGAACAAGCAAGTGGACTTTTAAGAGACAACAAACGACGTTAAACAAAAGAAGGAGGTAATTGtcaattgaaaaattaattagggaGGTAAGTGTTTAATTTAAGACTAGAAGGGGTATTTGTGACATTCAATTGAACCTCAAGGGAGGTGAGTGTAATTTCCTCTAGAAACATTCATGTAACTCTAAGTTCTTTTTCGTTTTTTGGACGTCAgcctatttgttttttaattaaattttgtcttaaaataaaattttaaaatggagaGACTTAGCGCAacagtaaatttatgcaataaaaCATGGTAAGACTTCGTACACTACTTCGATTGGTGGGACTTCATCTCAAAATCTGCATCGAACCGTCTctctttttaatcaattttttgatGTAAAATTAGGTGGATTCTAGGATGAACCATTAAATAAGTGGTTCATCGGTGGACCACCTTTATACACCATCAGATTTAAATTAAAGGTTTAGATGTGTTAGAGACAAAAGTGAGAACACAAAGTATATTTTTGCACACTATCCTTGTTGTCAGCCTCATCTTTCTCACGTTTGGCTTTGTAATTCTGATGAGTTTTACAACAATGTTACAACCGCAAAATACATTGCCCCTCCACCATCACCACAACCTCCATCTTTTCAAAggatttattcaaaata
Above is a genomic segment from Medicago truncatula cultivar Jemalong A17 chromosome 5, MtrunA17r5.0-ANR, whole genome shotgun sequence containing:
- the LOC11420916 gene encoding cysteine proteinase inhibitor, whose protein sequence is MAALGGSTEVEYTQNSVEIDNLAIFAVQEHNIKQNAVLEFVRVLNAKKKVVSGTLYDITLETKDGGKQKVYEAKILEKPWLNFKEVQEFKLISQNDDAPSVSST